The genomic stretch ttttaaaaaaaatgtaaaataagtctttggtgtcctcatatgtgacgttttagcttaaaataccccacagataatttatcttagcatgttaaaattgccactttgtatttgtgagcaaaaatgtaaataagctgatgaaatgcaaacactgatcaccataattgtggtttgttgaaattgaaacttaatTGTGCTTTCAACtgtgctttatttttttctctttttctctctgctGTAGTTGAAAAGTGCCGATtaaaggggtggtattattataattggACTCGCTACCTACGTCACAAAACGGGCGATATCTGAATGGGCTATTTTTTTCCACAAGCTTGCAGAGattgatttaccaaaactaagttactggtttgttctttttcacattttctaggttgatagaagcatttTGGACCTAATTATAGCTATGATCCCTTTAACGCTAGTTAAGTTGTAAAAGAGACCAGGAATTTACAAgagttaaaaaagtaaatgggGTTTATTTAGTTATGCTGACTTTAACCAATGACATGTTAGTACAAAcaggcctcatttataaaatgctgcataGAAACCGGACCAAATTTGATCTCACGATCATTTCTCAAATGTGCATACGTGTGATTCCTAAAATGAACGTGCGCACAGAAAATGTGTGTATagatgtgaaatctataaatctTGAAATTGTGCGCAGTTAAACAGTTTCAAATCTccgcatttaaatgatgcctaaTTAATTAATGTCATTGACATATAACAAGcacctgtcaatgtttaaatcatTATCAAGCAGCAAGAAAgacttatatttccaaaaacaatCGGCAAAAGTTGCATACGACTGCTCAGAGCCTGActtggcgctaagcacttttccacatcAAAGaccagtttttataaatatggactttgccatAGATTTTTGTGTGCGCGCACTtaataaatgaggccccagatgTCTACAGATTCTCACCAGAGATGCATGACTGGACTTCAGATAAGACGCGACTCTTCTTTGTCGTTCCTTTATCTCTTCGTCTCTCTCTCGAAGCTTCCTACTGGCTCGTTCCGGCTCGAATGCTGTATAGATCGCAGGACGCCCAAGATAGTCGTAGTCACCCTGTCGACTTCTCTGGTCACCCACTGTAGAGTAATCCtgcggacagacagacagacagcgtGAGAAACAGGCTTTACTCTGGTCACACACAAAATACGCACACACACTTCACAGTATCTCACCTCCATTGATAAAAGACTTTTTCCCATGCTTCTTTCCATGTGAGTGAATGAGTTTTCTTCAGGCTGAAAACAGCACAAAAGTTGATAAATCACTTACATTGACAAGACTAACAGTGAATTGATAAAAAGACTGAGGACCACAGATCTTGTCAGGTGACTcttaaaaacaaacagaaaaaaatctcACTCACTAACTGCTGTGTAAAAACACTGTATGAGCACTTAAAAAAAGGCTGATTTATACTTCTACATCAGAACTACACAGTACCCTACACatcttttcatttatacttctgcATCGTTGTTTGCATCAATGTGCAATTATAAATGTAGACCACTAGTAGGCAGTGTCCACGGGTGTGGTATATCAAGCCAAAAGCTGAAGAGGCAGCAGCTTGTTCTTACATGACAGATTTCCTGTATTTGGCCTAAATGTTCTAGTGAGTGTGAAGATCCCAAGCATGCATTtaggataattcacccaaaggGACACACTTAGCAAGTGTAAAAATGTCAATCCAGGTAGTGGCAGCAATTTGCACCAAAATGTAGTcgataatatatattttaaagtttttcttACATGAACACATAAACAGTCTGAAATGAAGATTTGCTGAACTTTAAGATTATTATCTACAGTTATCTGAAACTTTCTGAAGCAGAATTCTTTGAATCTGTAAAAAAACCTCTTCAGTTTGTGCATGCATCTTTATTAAAGTGTATTTTTATCCAGTAGTCCCTGAATAAAGCACACAATTGATATTGTTTCTAATTATGGTGATAAAAGCAGTTGCAGATGTTTTACAAAATGCATGTGTCATATCCATTTATTcacttaaaattaaaagtttccGTGACATCTCGCAAGGTTTGGGCAAAAATCTCACGATTTACATCCAGAACATGATGCATGATGGGATACATTAGCCTTGAATACTGCTCCGAAGAGGTATTTGAGATAGTGTGGGTTAAGAGCACTACAATTTGCCAGTTTTATGATATGGGACAGTCTTGCACATTtcctgacacatacacgcactcTTGAGCAAGACCACAAGTGTGGGTATTTGggtcctgtcccaaatggcacaactccagacttgtggacttcctcagaggccaaactttgatgacatcatgtagtgcagaccttagggacccttgacacGAGGGCGCAcaggagtcgtattttgggacagactcaagTGTCACGTCGGAAATATGAAGAGAAGGTGTCCATCAGTGTAAACTCCTTCCATCCTTGTCTGATTTGTATGATTGCTCTTTCACAAGGACTTCTGGGTAGGTAAAGTGTGCGAAGCCTGCACTTGTAACGCATTTGGGAAGCATCGGCAGTGATGCAGGTAAATAGACAGCGCCTTTATTCAAGCTTAAGTTGTTAGATatcccatacagcaaaaaaattatttctttggccaaaaatatgtttcaaatatatgcaaaatacattttgtagaaagtacagcgtaattaaagatatttttgaatttgaaaatgtatttaggtttCACCTTAACATAttagcatatattttaaaatgttttacatgggcaacatttttttaataaatatatttcctggccaaaattaaaaaaaatcttagtaaaaAATctaagtataaaatgtataagtatgtataaaaaattaaattataagtatatttttgcagttatatattaaatatatttagttttaatcttttcaaacccgttatgtttacaggtttgtaacacaCAGTTTTCTCCAATGCAATGtcaatataaatgctttaaaaaatatttatttttaaaataaatttcaaaatcggtaaaaaaaatatattttgtaaacatatttcaaaatatatttcagtacatatattatttgaccattttttgtatattttgaaatatatttaaaattatgtttgaaaatatatatatttttgccatatgtGATAGCTCCTTAACTTGGTCAATctttgttttaagtaaaaatgtgagacagatttttttaatcagaGTGTTTGCGCATAGAATTGACACGTTGTCCCATTTTTTGAGAGGTGTGTGCCAGACTATGGCGTATGTCTGACGCAGAAGTACAAATCAGCCTTTAAGCACAAtgtgtttactgtatgtgtgtgtgtgtgtgtgtgtgtgtgtgtgtgtgtgtgtgtgtgtgtgtgtgtgtgtgtgtgtgtgtgtgtgtgtgtgtgtgtgtgtgtgtgtgtgtgtttttgatgCTGTACCGGTATCCTGGGATCAGAAGTGATGGAGCCGAGTCGCCTCATAGACGCCTGTCGTGAGAGACTAACCATCTGCTCTCTGATGTGAATGACATGACATTTAGAGTTACGTTGGGTTTTAAAAGATTTGACTTTTGTGAGGAATTACTTTGTATTAAAAATCATAAACTCACGTTTGGACACTAAGGGCTCGCTTCAGATTTCTGTTTTTATGTTTAAGGTGACAGTTGACGTAAATGAGGATGATCACCATAATGACCACCAGACTTCCAGCAGCAGATGCTCCTAAAACGATCAGCATGGTCTCTGAATGCGCCATGATCCGCTCGATAAATCCATCTTTATCTTCtagaaacaaataaaacacaacaaagttatACGATCAGATTTACGCATGCAGAACCGAGAATGTTGAGTAAATAAATATGGGAGGTGAAATGCCAGAGAAATTCCAGCTAACTTGTGAGTCACTGTTAGATTATGATTATGATTTACACAGATACTGGAGAAGTCATTCGGAAGAGATTTAAACAAACATTCAGAGAAAATGATGACGGATCGAAACAAAGAagactgaaatgttttctgaaaCACTGAAATAATCAAAACCTTAAAGATAAAATATATCTTTCCATATTTTATCTTTAAGGTTTTGATGAGTGATTATGTCAGTGAAATATTCAGTCAGTCAGTGTAATAACACcatttgatttttttcaatattcTTTTTATAAAGTTAAACACTTACCTTTAATCTTCACATCATACTCAGATTTAATACTCCCAACAGTGTTTGCCGTCTGACACACGTAAACGCCTTCATCTGTCATGTTTAGAGGACGACTGAAGATGAGTTTGTCACCCTGAACTAACACACCGTCTGGTAAATGACCTCCTTTCCTAAAGCACAAAGACAGAATTGAGTTTAGTAGATTTGGCTATAATATGCAATTTTACACAAAACAGTTTAGcttgtgttatttttatacTGTACTGACATCAGCATGTTAAGTTTTCTCTTTATGTGTGCATGCCAAACATGTTATGATTGAAACAACAATGCTGttataataaaacattaaaactacaGAGATTTGTATTACGGTTTATAATGATTGATAGGTTGGATGAAACAGCATGTGATCTCAAACACAACTACAGAGAAGAAGTATTAAAGGTATTTTATTATCATCTTACATtaattgatgtattttaagtacattaatAAAGTGGAATATTATCAACAAGTCGCTGAATCAACAACTTTAGTCAACTGTCAGCATCCACACATCCTCAAAAAACACTGCCTGAGAAAATTCATATGCTTCACAACTATCAGATACAACCCATTAGATCACTGGACACACCCTGATAccgacacatacacacacagggAGACACTACGTCTTCGTCTATGAAAACCTggcaaaaagtttatttttttatgttggaAGAAAGCCCATACATTTTAGTCCAgttcttttaatgtttaaagaATGTTTGTTGGTTGTGTGaatgttagaggaatgttacattgtattattttacaactgttataaaacattatttctgaatgctcagtaaaaatattgctgtagaaaaaatgatttgtttgtttcatttaacCTTGGAGAACCCACAAGGTCAAATTTGGCCCCTGTTAATTGCTGCTATCCAAAATTTTCTTGGGTTCTCCAGTGTTAAAGTCACCATTACgctgatcagtgtttgtttaagttggactcttgactctGAGTTTGCTAGCTTATGCTGTGGTTTCTACAACTTATTGTTTAAagcatgtttgtttttataaaaagcAGCTAATAATGTAATAATCACAGTGGTGTTTAGTATCTGAGGCTTAAGATCATCATCTAGGTAGTTGATTTATTCATTCACTGTTTGATAAACCAAAAGTATTTTATCAGTCTGTTTATGATGTAATATTGCAGTAGGAGATCCAGCACTCTCACAGCAGTTCATAATTCTGAGAGATTTTAAGACAATTTGCACATAAAAAGGAACCATTGTCCATTTAGACATACAAACATCAAGATTCAGAATAACAATCTCAACATTGGTGACAAAGAGTAATAGTAAAAAAGTGAATTTATTTACACCGCATTGCATTCTGAGAGTCCTGGATgcaaattcaattcaattcaattttatttatatagcgctttcacaattggtaattgtttcaaagcagctttacattaatagaagcagtgaaaagcacagaaaatcgacagatagcataacatGATACACGACAGcataagcagctaaatttgctgtggCTATGAATTAACAttataagcgagcgtattactaatgtaacgtatagaagagggtgctaagttaagccaaagatggctgcctccccgggttgaaaaaccccctaggagaaaaattgtaatttgttgatacccagcatgcattgcaacatgaagCTTTATATTTCTTTGTCACccttgttgagattcatactctgattcttgatgtttgtgtgtctatatggcacaatgtttttttgtgtCTTCAAATCTATCAGAATTATAAACTGCTATGAGAGTGCTGGATCTCCTACTGTATAATAATCACATTATTCACAGAAAAATATGATTTTGGTTGATCAAACAGTGAATGCTcttaaaggttctctaagcgaattcacgcgttttagaccatacatttttttgttacatacagcaaacatctcctcactatctgcttgcttcCTGTCCGCTgaacaaactgtaaaaaaaatgcgatctctgtagacagcccagcctccacaaactgcaataataacaaactggccaaacctacaccagaaaccataacaaagtattctaaccaataaacgccaagaaggatttgggggttgggtttgggcgcgttcatgaaagcacggaagggagggggaggaggaggaggaggtaactacgctcagtttgtttgaaaacacatttcaaaaatcaacacacagattcgcttagaacgcctttaaaggggatatttcaaaagactttttaaagatctcaaataaataaaatgtctttggtgtatccagagtacgtatgtaaagttttagctcaaaacatcccacagataatttattataacatgtttaaattgacactttgtaggtgtgaggttctgacatcacaaggggagccagatttcaaaAATTAACTTTTTCACATGATTACATGtgaagaatggtttaccaaaactaagttactgggttgatctttttcacattttctaggttgatagaagcactggggacccaattatagcacttaaacatggaaatagaTTTTAATGACTTTTATAATATATCCCCTTTAAGACGATGATCTTAAGCATCAGATACCAACTGCCACTGTGATTATTACATTATTGGCATCTTTTTACAGTACCAgaacaaatgtattttaaactaTTAGTTGTAGCAGCCACAGGATAAGCTAGCCAGATCAGAGTCAAGAGTCCagctaaaacaaacactgatcaccataatggttactttaaatgaaacaaaaccaacatctaaacctaataagtgaatagtgttttctacagcaaaattttacataacatttagaaataatgtttgaaaataataaaatgtaacattcctctaacattCACACAAACAACAAAGGTTCTTAAATCGTTGAAAAACTGGACTAGAAGTACATTTAATGGACTTtcttcaacaacaaaaaatataaatttcgCCAGGTTTTCATAAATGTTGAAAATATTGTTTAGGGCAAGTTGTTAATTTATCATTTACTCAAGTTATAAAATTTAGACTTAAACTATTACCCgaattgttttaatttaaattaaggAAATTTTTCGTGGATGCAAAACATTTTCTGTGTAGATGAGACAAAAAACCTTAAGAGTTTTCAAATTTAGAAAGTAGTTgtgtcaacttaaaaaaaaattaagatgaaACAGCAGTAACACAAAATACTTTTAACAGTGTAGAGAGATAAAAGGAGAtagacacacatacacacacacacacacacacacacacacacacacacacacacacacacacacacacacacacacacacacacacacagggttcTGATGGTTGTAGCAACACAAATCATCACATTAAAGGTTCTCAGGTTTGTAACTTAAACTCTCTTTGTCTCTGTAATTATCATCTGAGTATCATGTGAACATACAGACTGTTGTACAATTCAcctaaaaaacataaaaagtatCACCTGAGCATATTTCAGCTTACAGTATACAAACACTAACATACAAATGTGTTAACACTATAAAACATCTGTAATCAGAGACCGCAGAAGATAAACTAAATTTAACTTTTTCCGTCCAAATCTGATTGTATAACTTTGTAAAACTAAAGTTTCATCACTGACAGGCCGATGCACAGGACGTTAATAACACACACTAGAGTTATAATATCAGCGTCTTGAATGAAAAGTAAAGGCAGTGTTTCAGTATCAGTTAAACAATGATTAGAGGACACAGTTGTTATTTAAGGCTTATGAAGCGTCTGGATACACCGCACCCTCATCACTTAGCATCCTGCTGCTTACTCTCTTTTCATTTCAGTTTTTTCTGAGAAAACTCTCCTGCTGGCTCGAAACTCTCGGGCTGCAACGTGACACTGGGCCTTTTATTTTCTCCTGAAAGGAGCGAGTGAATATGTAGCACTGCTGCAGTTCAGAGCTCTTTGTGTTCAAGTTAAACTACAGAAAGAGACAGGGTGCGGATGGATGTAAGGATTAAAAGAATGTGATATTTATGTCACCACTCTTTTCTGTAAACATTCATATAAACTCTCCTGAGACCAACAACAGCAGGTGTGCAGGAGTCTTCTGATAAACAGCTGTAGTGTCTGATGAATACCTCAcactaaaactacaaaaacaaaTCATAAGATCTGATTGGACAGAGATGGTGTGCACGGACCTTTATGAGCTGAACTGAGCATCAGTCACTCCATGTGGTTGCCAGATTTGTGGTctaacatattttactttcaatATTTAGCAGGCTTTttcttaaaggcacaatatgtaggattttcaccactagaggtcacTATTACACAATAACAAAGGCGAAGTTTAATGACGTTATGAAGGACAGTTGAATGATGGGATGAGACATGTGGAATTCTCTTATCATGTACATGGATGAgataataaattaatgtttcaTTACCTGTAcgtttaattacattattttatgccATTATAATGAATAAGCTGCAAGGCACAACAACTGCATGTTAGATGCTGTACAACGCATTCGTGTTGCCAACGTTTCGACAACCGGAAACTGATGATAGCGCAGATGTTAAGTCACTATAAAGCGTGACAATTACAAGGTAGACAAGAGACGAGCCATTATTTAATACCAACATTTCCAGCTCATTCTCATGaattgcgtataaatagcaggCAGTGTGAAAAGTTGTGCAATACACACGCCAAATTCAACTTTTGCAATGATACGCCCCCTTCACCTAACTCTTTACCGCCATTGACGaaatatctcgtcaattaagagaaaacacttccccgccaatgacgagattttccatctttccgcaatactgctattatctatttccgcaacttatacaacccggaagtagcgcctctcgtgaaagagaaagaactccatgtatgttttaaagatcgctctgaatgggatctctatcaaaagtccttcgcaaaaatgaaattatctcagctttttgctcaaaattgggtgttttttttgggtgaagcaacctacccatgtttaagaggtgattacaagagaactaatgaaggtaggatgaaacgtttttttttttttttgaaagcagagggtcggTTCTTTCATcttatatattgtttgtttatatatttaaagaagaacattttctggaaggcattaaacttttgtgaaaatcatggaaaaagctggcgctggctggcaactttttttaaaatgctggcagggaaagagttaaaacagcgcaattttatttgttacataaaattacatccttacccaaaccccaactccaagcgaccatggtttaaaaatgGACAAAAACATGAAAAGCCCTTTATATTACATACTAAAGTAAATCTTAAATTGAACTCCAAACCCAAGCAActagtttaaaaaacacaaaaaattgagaaacaaatacataaaatgacacaaaaagatGCACTGTATTAAGTTAACAGGAAGGACtcgcgtatcatatgcacgcaaaattggaATGTGGCTTATGTATTGCATGACTTTCACACtgcgtgctatttatacacatTTCATGAGGATTGAAAATTTCTCTGGATTTACAAATCCTTGGGAACTTTTGGGATAATGTAAGTACACAACtctattaaatatatattacactGTGCAAGTGGTTTTGggatattttattacaaaaatcttaCTTCTTGTTGCTTAACTGACAACTTTGGTAGACAGAAACAAGATGTTTTCTGTTTGCAGAAAAGTTATTGTTTAAAGAATTACTTTCCAGATTTTCAACCCAGCAAGtaatttgcattaaaaagaCGTCAAAAAGCTGTCCAGATTAAGTCCAGACGTCTATAGGCTAAATTCAGGCAAAATttaaactaataaataaatgaaagccAACACATTGtcatcactgttgactttgcctaCGTCTCACatgttattttggcaaaaaaacaaaaaacaaatttaagtttattttggctagaatgAATCGCTTATAGTCAGACACGTCGGGTCTATAGTTATGGTGAAATGACAGCTATGGATTTCAGAGTAATTAGCCAACATTAAAGGGGTTTAAAGGGGAAAACTGTGATTTGTCGTTTTAAATGTCACCCAGATGTTCTCTGGGTCAGAAAAAAGAGGCAATGTGGACCCTTAGTGGTGTGTATAGGCTTTGTGATTAATTATTTGAAAAGCTTTTAAGGGTGTTGGCTTTATGCCTAATATTAAACCCAATGTCAAACCTGCTCCAGGTGATGTTGTGAGGCTGTGGGTTTCCTTTAACTGCACATCGGAGTTCTGCTCCTGTTTTGCCAAAGGTCCAGGAACCAAAGTCATGGATCTCTGCATCTGGTGGATCTACAACCGAAAACCCAAAGTGACATCAACAAGAGTGTGAATAAAAAGCAATAAACTAGTTTCCATGTGAACTTACATTGTACAATCAGGTTGTTTTGGAGTCTCCGGGGTTTGTCTAAAGCCGGGTGCCACACCAGACAGTCCAGGCGATGGCCATTCATGCCGCGCACCGGATTAAGGGAGAATTCTGAAGTCACAAGGCCGTCCTCGCCAGTTCGATTCTGAGACGTTCCGGTAATGTCCGTGTCCCAGGAGAGACGTGGAGGCGGATACCCAACGGAACGACAGGAAGCAGCCATGCGAGACGATTGGCCTTCCTGCAATATCACCGGCTCCAGCGTGGAGATGGGTAAAACTGTGAGAGTTACATTTTAGTATCGTTTATCAAATCAAAGGGTGGATCTTGTGTGGAGGTAATGCAATGTAAATTATAGATTAATACATAATTTAGTCTAGTCATTTTAAAGGATTACttcactttaataaaaaaatcccaataatttactcacacgcatgtcatccaagatgttatgtttttctttgttcagtcgagaaaaaaaaagttaaattttttattttaattttaaaattaagttcagtttttctccatatagtagactttagtggacctcaacagtttacagtttcaatgcagctttaaaggaccctaaatgatcccaaccaaGGCATAAGGTTCTTCTAGCAAAACCATAATTTtaccaaaaaaaaactattaaataatatgtaccttttaacaccaacttctcatcttgcactagccgcgTGATGCACCTgcgtgaccttacgtattacatTATCACATGGAAAGGTCACACATGATGTATGTaaaactaccgctccagtgtttacaagtgtggagaaagaggagcaTTCAAATGTTGTGGTATGAGAAATAAtacttattaatgtctttgtgttcgTAATACATAAGGTTGTGCTGGTTGGTCACACGGCTAGTacttatttagattttttttggggggggatGAGGatggttttgctagataagacccttatggtacattcacacggggcgcaAGCGTTAACACTTAACGGAAGGCTAGTCTGAAgcatggccaacagccaatcttAGGGGCTGCagcacatgctccggtcttccgTAAACGttattggctggctctgcctaggttatttgcttaaggcaatctgattggctgacgctcGCGTTGCCACTTGAAAAGTTGATGAATGTTCAGCTTCTGCCACAAGCAATGGCAGTGACGCGGCGCCGACAGATCCACAATTCaattcgccaacgcttgacgtctcccattaaaagtgaatgggaagcgtcaacgcttacgccccgtgcgAATGCGCCGTTATGTCTCAGTTGGGATTGTTTGATGTTgaattgaaactgtaaactgttgaggtccacttgAGTCCaatatatggagaaaaatcctggaatgttttcctcaaaaaacttaatttcttctcgactgaacaaagaaagacatcatcTTGAAATACTTGGGGATGaataaattatcaggatttttttatgaaagtgaagtaatcctttaacaaacaaacatgttgaGTTTATAAAGCACAGCAATTTAAGAGATGAATCCTTACTCCAGACTGTGACATCTATTTGTCTTTCGAAGTTTCCCGATGGGAATGTGGTGATGTGACAGGTGTATGTAGCCTGATC from Paramisgurnus dabryanus chromosome 6, PD_genome_1.1, whole genome shotgun sequence encodes the following:
- the nectin4b gene encoding nectin-4, which translates into the protein MTKLLTCIGLIFYRAMLCVDGEFIEPSSSLVLRSFIGTQTRLPCRFATQEDERVVQVTWYRQKPGGEREQIIIGHFIEGPKASPDFLNRVQFESQEPTLDSTLLILDTKKGDQATYTCHITTFPSGNFERQIDVTVWILPISTLEPVILQEGQSSRMAASCRSVGYPPPRLSWDTDITGTSQNRTGEDGLVTSEFSLNPVRGMNGHRLDCLVWHPALDKPRRLQNNLIVQYPPDAEIHDFGSWTFGKTGAELRCAVKGNPQPHNITWSRKGGHLPDGVLVQGDKLIFSRPLNMTDEGVYVCQTANTVGSIKSEYDVKIKEDKDGFIERIMAHSETMLIVLGASAAGSLVVIMVIILIYVNCHLKHKNRNLKRALSVQTEQMVSLSRQASMRRLGSITSDPRIPPEENSFTHMERSMGKSLLSMEDYSTVGDQRSRQGDYDYLGRPAIYTAFEPERASRKLRERDEEIKERQRRVASYLKSSHASLDSGLHRDNSSPPSMSTVPAADTVADGWNHGSRREIHRQEPDERDTEMQTDKIPEGEEETAAINSYQISEAMNNFRYSNGGLTPKANANGIIIHPLGRQSEVI